A single region of the Cyanobacteria bacterium FACHB-DQ100 genome encodes:
- a CDS encoding tetratricopeptide repeat protein, whose product MKEIQILLEALKDPDEEVRSDATQALWQIWFAQKGVAGLQTLQRAQVLLESGEAMQAEAVLSELIEQLPDFAEAWNRRAVLYFVQQQYRKAIADCQKAIELNPIHFGAWHGLGLSYAARGEYREAISAFRQALEIQPYAIENQRLILECTAKLS is encoded by the coding sequence ATGAAAGAAATTCAGATTCTACTTGAAGCGCTAAAAGATCCAGACGAAGAAGTGCGATCGGATGCAACTCAGGCGTTGTGGCAGATTTGGTTTGCTCAAAAAGGAGTCGCAGGACTGCAAACGCTACAACGAGCACAGGTGCTACTCGAATCTGGTGAAGCAATGCAGGCGGAAGCCGTGTTATCTGAGTTGATTGAACAATTACCGGATTTTGCAGAGGCCTGGAACCGACGGGCGGTATTGTATTTTGTGCAGCAACAGTACCGCAAAGCGATCGCCGATTGTCAAAAAGCGATCGAGCTAAATCCAATTCACTTCGGCGCGTGGCACGGATTAGGACTATCCTATGCAGCACGAGGGGAATATCGAGAGGCGATCTCTGCGTTTCGGCAGGCGCTAGAGATTCAACCGTATGCGATCGAGAATCAGCGCTTGATTTTGGAATGTACCGCTAAACTGAGCTGA
- a CDS encoding ABC transporter permease has protein sequence MSRNRSLLRFWRSASGRTGLILTLVLFALALLAPILRPYIPGGDRDFIARLQPPSPVHLLGTDGLGRDLLTLIWHGIQTSLFISLVSVGVGAAIGVFFGLLAGYFRGWIEALIVWLTDILLAFPSILLAIAIVTTVERFTFRINDLVIFNHTLTSLQKVVIAVAIAQIPIYIRLTRSLVLSLREQDFVQAATAIGATAPQIIVRHILPGSLTPIIVQASLSLGTATLEAAGLGFLGLGAQPPTPELGTLLSDAFRNGYALTSPWTTIFPGLAITMIVLAFNLLGDGLRDGFDPRSQ, from the coding sequence ATGAGTAGAAACCGCTCTCTTCTGCGATTCTGGCGATCGGCTTCTGGCAGAACTGGGCTGATTCTTACTCTGGTATTGTTTGCACTTGCGCTGCTTGCACCGATTCTTAGACCTTACATTCCCGGAGGCGATCGCGATTTTATTGCCCGATTACAGCCGCCAAGCCCCGTTCATTTACTGGGAACTGATGGACTGGGACGCGATTTATTGACATTGATTTGGCATGGAATTCAGACATCGCTGTTCATTAGCTTGGTTTCGGTGGGAGTTGGAGCCGCAATCGGGGTCTTTTTCGGTTTACTCGCGGGCTATTTTCGCGGTTGGATCGAGGCGCTGATTGTTTGGCTTACAGATATTTTGCTGGCGTTTCCGTCGATTTTGCTAGCGATCGCCATTGTCACTACGGTCGAGAGATTCACCTTCAGAATTAACGATCTAGTCATTTTCAATCACACCCTGACGAGTCTGCAAAAAGTAGTGATTGCGGTCGCGATCGCACAAATTCCGATTTATATTCGCCTCACTCGCAGTCTGGTGCTCTCGCTCCGAGAACAAGATTTCGTGCAGGCGGCAACCGCGATCGGAGCGACAGCACCCCAAATCATTGTGCGGCACATTTTGCCCGGAAGCTTAACTCCGATCATTGTTCAAGCCTCTTTATCATTGGGAACGGCGACGCTCGAAGCAGCCGGTCTAGGCTTTTTGGGGCTGGGGGCACAACCTCCAACTCCAGAACTCGGCACCCTGTTATCTGATGCGTTTCGCAACGGCTACGCGCTGACTTCCCCCTGGACAACGATTTTTCCGGGGTTAGCGATTACGATGATTGTTCTAGCGTTTAACTTATTAGGTGATGGATTGCGCGACGGGTTTGACCCACGATCGCAATAG
- a CDS encoding ABC transporter permease, producing the protein MSQYILRRLLGLVPVLFGITLAVFLLLRLIPGDPAIVLAGERATPEQIAALRTQLGLDRPLWLQYFAFVGNLLQLKLGNSILSGIPVIDEIRSRWAATFELSTAAILIAIILGIPAGIIAAVQKNRWQDQVTIAGSLLGVSLPVYWLGLLLIYLFSITLRWLPPSGRISVETGFNFQPITGFYLLDTVLRLNAPALIDVIAHLILPAVTLGTIPLAIVARITRSAMLDVLSQDYIRTARAKGLSNYLVILRHALKNALLPINTTIGLQFGTLLGGAILTETIFSWSGIGSWIYEGILARDYPVVQGGVVFVAIVFVLINLVVDLSYALIDPRVRYE; encoded by the coding sequence ATGTCGCAATATATTCTAAGACGACTTCTTGGCTTGGTTCCTGTTCTATTTGGAATTACATTAGCGGTATTTTTATTGCTGCGATTGATTCCGGGCGATCCGGCGATCGTGCTTGCGGGAGAACGGGCAACGCCAGAGCAAATCGCCGCCTTGCGGACTCAACTAGGACTCGATCGCCCCTTGTGGCTTCAGTATTTCGCGTTTGTGGGCAATCTATTGCAGTTGAAATTAGGCAATAGTATTTTGAGCGGTATTCCCGTGATCGATGAAATTCGATCACGCTGGGCAGCAACCTTTGAATTGTCGACCGCGGCAATTTTGATTGCAATTATTCTCGGAATTCCAGCCGGAATCATTGCTGCCGTACAGAAAAATCGCTGGCAAGACCAAGTGACGATCGCGGGGTCATTGCTCGGTGTGTCGCTTCCGGTGTATTGGCTGGGATTGTTGCTAATTTACCTATTTTCAATCACGTTGCGATGGTTGCCTCCGAGTGGTCGGATTAGCGTTGAGACTGGATTCAACTTTCAACCAATTACCGGATTTTACCTGCTGGATACAGTGTTAAGGTTGAATGCTCCAGCATTGATCGATGTGATCGCGCATCTGATTCTTCCAGCAGTAACGTTAGGGACAATTCCATTGGCGATCGTCGCCCGTATTACCCGAAGCGCGATGTTAGATGTGTTGTCACAGGATTATATCCGGACAGCAAGAGCGAAAGGATTATCGAATTATCTAGTGATTCTGCGTCATGCGTTGAAGAATGCACTGTTACCGATTAATACCACGATCGGGCTTCAGTTCGGAACCTTGCTAGGGGGTGCGATTCTGACAGAGACAATCTTTTCGTGGTCGGGGATCGGCTCTTGGATTTACGAAGGCATTTTGGCGCGAGATTATCCGGTGGTGCAAGGTGGAGTGGTGTTTGTGGCGATCGTCTTCGTATTGATTAATTTAGTCGTGGATCTGTCTTATGCGCTTATTGATCCAAGAGTTCGATATGAGTAG
- a CDS encoding ParM/StbA family protein: protein MNGLGTRSRPRKETTGTVSHRTIALDAGNYDLKFWNGAGHPRAIRSMRFQLPQGRDPVRYSDQSPLIELPDGTRYHFGTQAYKYRRQQQTVVENKVDLARLHLYACLESERDEEMSQFPLHVYASTPDPSRNADTIKSQLLGMHEFKRNGIPFRITVEHVEVEREGIGAYRYAQQLGLIPDSGYTIVVDIGGGTWLTRLIDAEGDVIDENVMDRGGSYELATAISFDRRLIDALGTTVDPAIVMDGFKSGHTYADTGLSWSLWLEEYLDPWFKGIFQTIKAQYTPYMPRVTRFLVTGGSSHLIAERLAGRKLFAVMPDPQFANVRGLYPVAEGWQLCMTTK from the coding sequence ATGAACGGATTAGGCACTCGCAGCAGACCCCGGAAAGAAACCACTGGAACTGTGTCCCATCGTACGATCGCACTTGATGCTGGCAACTACGATCTCAAGTTTTGGAACGGAGCAGGACATCCAAGAGCGATTCGATCGATGAGGTTTCAATTACCGCAAGGACGTGATCCGGTGCGTTATTCTGACCAGTCGCCGCTGATTGAGTTGCCGGATGGAACTCGCTATCATTTTGGCACACAAGCGTACAAATATCGCCGTCAACAGCAGACGGTTGTAGAGAATAAAGTTGATCTAGCAAGATTGCATCTATATGCCTGTTTGGAGTCTGAGCGGGATGAGGAGATGAGCCAGTTTCCGCTGCACGTTTATGCCTCTACGCCTGATCCGAGCCGCAATGCAGACACGATCAAATCTCAACTGCTGGGAATGCACGAATTTAAACGGAATGGTATTCCGTTTAGAATTACAGTCGAGCACGTTGAAGTAGAACGCGAAGGAATTGGAGCTTATCGCTATGCTCAACAGTTAGGACTCATTCCTGATAGTGGTTATACGATCGTCGTTGATATCGGTGGTGGAACGTGGCTAACACGACTGATTGATGCGGAAGGAGATGTGATCGATGAAAACGTGATGGATCGAGGAGGATCGTATGAGCTTGCAACAGCGATTAGCTTCGATCGACGGCTAATTGATGCGTTGGGAACCACAGTTGATCCAGCAATTGTGATGGATGGATTCAAATCGGGGCATACCTATGCGGATACAGGATTATCCTGGTCGCTCTGGCTGGAAGAGTATCTTGATCCTTGGTTTAAGGGAATTTTTCAAACAATCAAAGCACAGTACACGCCTTATATGCCGCGCGTCACCCGGTTTTTGGTCACAGGCGGAAGCTCACACCTAATTGCAGAACGACTCGCAGGGCGAAAGTTATTTGCAGTGATGCCTGATCCGCAGTTTGCCAATGTTCGAGGATTGTACCCGGTCGCTGAAGGGTGGCAGCTATGTATGACAACAAAATAA
- a CDS encoding helix-turn-helix transcriptional regulator, whose protein sequence is MPTIDRTELADLVRETRQRLELSQTNFAARLGVSFQSVNRWENGRTKPLPVVLKQIEHLLVEMGDSGKDLLVKYFSE, encoded by the coding sequence ATGCCTACGATCGATCGAACAGAGCTAGCAGATCTGGTGCGAGAAACACGACAACGCCTAGAACTCTCGCAAACCAATTTTGCTGCGAGGTTAGGCGTTTCATTCCAAAGCGTCAACCGCTGGGAAAATGGACGAACCAAGCCCTTGCCGGTCGTGTTGAAGCAGATTGAACACTTGCTCGTTGAGATGGGCGATAGTGGCAAAGATTTGCTTGTCAAATACTTCTCCGAGTGA